Proteins from one Mycobacterium sp. SMC-2 genomic window:
- a CDS encoding esterase family protein — protein MRGLSALLRVFSVAALAIGLIGVTVTGGPAGKARAAGYESLMVPSAAMGRDIPVAFLAGGPHAVYLLDAFNAGPDVSNWVTAGNAMNTLGGKGISVVAPAGGAYSMYTNWEQDGSKQWDTFLSSELPNWLAANKGLAPGGHAAVGASQGGYGAMALAAFHPDRFGFAGSLSGFLYPSSTNYNGAILAGLQQYGGVDGNGMWGAPQLGRWKWHDPYVHASLLAQNNTRVWVYSPTNAGGDDAAMIGQAGAAMGSSREFYQQYRSNGGHNGHFDFPAGGDNGWGSWSGQLGAMSGDIVGAIR, from the coding sequence GTGCGGGGTTTGTCGGCGCTTCTTCGGGTGTTTTCCGTGGCCGCGTTGGCGATCGGGTTGATCGGCGTGACGGTGACGGGCGGACCGGCCGGAAAAGCGAGGGCGGCCGGCTACGAGAGCCTGATGGTGCCGTCGGCGGCGATGGGCCGCGACATCCCGGTGGCCTTCCTGGCGGGCGGCCCGCACGCGGTCTACCTGCTGGACGCCTTCAATGCGGGCCCGGACGTCAGCAACTGGGTCACCGCGGGCAACGCGATGAACACGCTGGGCGGCAAGGGCATCTCGGTGGTGGCGCCCGCGGGCGGGGCCTACAGCATGTACACCAACTGGGAGCAGGACGGCAGCAAGCAGTGGGACACCTTCCTGTCCAGCGAGCTGCCCAACTGGCTGGCCGCCAACAAGGGCCTGGCGCCCGGTGGCCACGCCGCCGTCGGCGCCTCGCAGGGTGGCTATGGCGCGATGGCGCTGGCCGCCTTCCACCCCGACCGCTTCGGCTTCGCCGGCTCGCTGTCCGGGTTCCTGTATCCGTCGAGCACCAACTACAACGGCGCGATCCTGGCCGGCCTGCAGCAGTACGGCGGCGTGGACGGCAACGGGATGTGGGGCGCCCCGCAGCTGGGCCGGTGGAAGTGGCACGACCCGTACGTGCACGCCTCGCTGCTGGCGCAGAACAACACCCGCGTGTGGGTCTACAGCCCGACGAATGCCGGCGGTGACGACGCCGCCATGATCGGCCAGGCGGGCGCGGCCATGGGCAGCTCCCGGGAGTTCTACCAGCAGTACCGCAGCAACGGCGGGCACAACGGCCACTTCGACTTCCCGGCCGGCGGCGACAACGGCTGGGGCTCCTGGTCGGGACAACTGGGGGCCATGTCGGGCGACATCGTCGGCGCCATTCGGTAG
- a CDS encoding esterase family protein — MKLVDRFRGAVAGMPRRLVVAAAGAALLSGLIGAVGGSATAGAFSRPGLPVEYLQVPSAAMGRDIKVQFQSGGANAPALYLLDGMRAQDDYNGWDINTPAFEWYNQSGIAVVMPVGGQSSFYSDWYKPACGKAGCTTYKWETFLTSELPAYLSANKQVRSTNNAAVGLSMAGSSALILAAYHPNQFVYAGSLSALLDPSQGMGPSLIGLAMGDAGGYKAADMWGPKEDPAWARNDPSLQVGKLVANNTRIWVYCGNGKPSDLGGDNLPAKFLEGFVRTSNLKFQDAYKAAGGNNAVWNFDANGTHDWPYWGAQLQAMKPDLQSALGATPGAGPATAAAEAGNGQGT; from the coding sequence ATGAAGCTTGTCGACAGGTTTCGCGGCGCCGTGGCTGGTATGCCGCGACGGCTCGTGGTGGCGGCCGCTGGCGCGGCCCTGCTCTCGGGCCTGATTGGCGCCGTGGGGGGCTCGGCGACCGCTGGTGCGTTCTCGCGCCCCGGTCTGCCGGTGGAATACCTGCAGGTTCCTTCCGCGGCGATGGGCCGCGATATCAAGGTCCAGTTCCAGAGCGGTGGCGCCAACGCGCCGGCGCTGTACCTGCTCGACGGCATGCGCGCGCAGGACGACTACAACGGCTGGGACATCAACACCCCGGCGTTCGAGTGGTACAACCAGTCGGGCATCGCCGTGGTGATGCCGGTCGGTGGCCAGTCCAGCTTCTACTCCGACTGGTACAAGCCCGCCTGCGGTAAGGCCGGCTGCACCACCTACAAGTGGGAGACCTTCCTGACCAGCGAGCTGCCGGCATACCTGTCGGCCAACAAGCAGGTCCGGTCGACCAACAACGCGGCGGTCGGTCTGTCGATGGCCGGTTCCTCGGCGCTGATCCTGGCCGCCTACCACCCGAACCAGTTCGTCTACGCCGGCTCGCTGTCCGCACTGCTGGACCCTTCTCAGGGGATGGGGCCGTCGCTGATCGGCCTGGCCATGGGTGACGCCGGTGGCTACAAGGCCGCCGACATGTGGGGCCCCAAGGAGGACCCGGCCTGGGCCCGCAACGACCCGTCGCTGCAGGTCGGCAAGCTCGTCGCCAACAACACCCGCATCTGGGTGTACTGCGGTAACGGCAAGCCGTCCGACCTCGGTGGGGACAACCTGCCCGCGAAGTTCCTCGAGGGCTTCGTGCGGACCAGCAACCTGAAGTTCCAGGACGCGTACAAAGCCGCCGGCGGTAACAACGCGGTGTGGAACTTCGACGCCAACGGCACCCACGACTGGCCCTACTGGGGCGCGCAGCTACAGGCGATGAAGCCTGACCTGCAGTCGGCGCTGGGCGCCACCCCGGGCGCCGGCCCGGCGACGGCCGCCGCGGAGGCCGGGAACGGCCAGGGCACCTAG
- a CDS encoding cutinase family protein has protein sequence MATNARRKRHRILAWTAALSMAGVVLLVIVAVVMLLRGREAPPSAVPPGVLPSPSTTTHPHKPRPVSQDASCPDVQLVNVPGTWESAPQDDPRNPLQFPNALLHKVTTAITQQFPASRVQEYTTPYTAQFHNPLSGDTQMSYNESRAEGTRATVQAMTDMNAKCPLTSYVLMGFSQGAVIAGDIASDIGNGRGPVDDDLVLGVTLIADGRRQPGVGNDIGPNPPGQGAEVTLQEVPVLSGLGLTMTGARPGGFGALNDRTNEICAPGDLICAAPDEAFSVANLPNTLNTLAGGAGQPIHALYATTQFWNADGQPATDWTLNWVQGLIANAPHPKHG, from the coding sequence ATGGCTACCAACGCCCGGCGTAAGCGCCACCGAATCCTCGCCTGGACGGCCGCGCTTTCCATGGCGGGCGTGGTGTTGTTGGTCATCGTGGCGGTGGTGATGTTGCTGCGCGGGCGAGAGGCGCCGCCCAGCGCGGTGCCGCCCGGCGTCCTGCCTTCGCCGTCGACGACGACGCACCCGCATAAGCCCCGGCCGGTTTCGCAGGACGCGTCGTGCCCCGACGTCCAGTTGGTCAACGTCCCGGGTACCTGGGAGTCCGCCCCGCAGGACGATCCGCGCAACCCGCTGCAATTCCCGAACGCGTTGCTGCACAAGGTGACCACGGCGATCACCCAGCAGTTCCCCGCTTCCAGGGTGCAGGAGTACACCACGCCCTACACCGCGCAGTTCCACAACCCGCTCAGCGGCGATACGCAGATGTCGTACAACGAAAGCCGCGCCGAGGGCACCCGCGCCACGGTCCAGGCGATGACGGACATGAACGCCAAGTGCCCGCTGACCAGTTACGTGCTGATGGGCTTCTCCCAGGGCGCGGTGATCGCCGGTGACATCGCCAGCGACATCGGCAACGGCCGCGGACCCGTCGACGACGACCTGGTGCTCGGTGTGACATTGATCGCCGACGGTCGCCGCCAGCCCGGGGTGGGCAACGACATCGGGCCGAACCCGCCGGGGCAGGGCGCCGAGGTCACCCTGCAAGAAGTGCCCGTGCTGTCCGGGCTCGGCCTGACCATGACCGGCGCGCGGCCCGGTGGGTTCGGGGCGCTCAACGACAGGACCAACGAGATCTGCGCACCGGGCGACCTCATCTGCGCGGCGCCGGACGAAGCGTTCAGCGTGGCCAACCTGCCCAACACGCTCAACACCCTGGCCGGCGGTGCGGGGCAGCCCATCCACGCGTTGTACGCGACGACGCAGTTCTGGAATGCCGACGGGCAGCCGGCGACGGATTGGACGTTGAACTGGGTTCAAGGACTCATCGCCAACGCGCCGCACCCCAAACATGGATGA